A single Salmo salar chromosome ssa19, Ssal_v3.1, whole genome shotgun sequence DNA region contains:
- the LOC106579021 gene encoding arf-GAP with dual PH domain-containing protein 1 isoform X1, whose protein sequence is MASESETNKRLLLDVLTRPGNDACADCGNAEPDWASVTLGVFVCQGCSLLHRGIPHISRVKSVQQESWEASEVELMAAMGNEAAKAKYEQKVPAFYYRPKHTDCKLLREQWIRARYERNEFEFIEKQEPYSAGYREGFLWKRGRDNGQFLSRKFILSEREGALKYFSKQEFVYLPQARDPKAVMKIETLNATFQPAKIGNPYGLQITYLRDNSTRNIFVYHSDSKEMVDWFNAIRAARFHYLQVAFPGASDEELVPKLTRSFMKEGFMEKTGPKHTEGFKKRWFTMDDRRLMYFKDPLDAYARGEVFIGSKENSYTVLPGLPPSTQGYHWNHGITIVTPDRKFLFACETEAEQKDWITAFQRVINRPMRPQEYAVEAHFKHKP, encoded by the exons AGCCAGACTGGGCGTCGGTGActttgggtgtgtttgtgtgccagggctgctctctcctccacagAGGCATCCCCCACATCAGCAGGGTCAAGTCTGTCCAGCAGGAGTCATGGGAGGCCTCAGAGGTGGAG CTAATGGCTGCCATGGGTAACGAAGCAGCCAAAGCTAAGTACGAACAGAAGGTTCCAGCATTCTACTACAGACCCAAACACACAGACTGCAA GCTACTGCGGGAGCAATGGATCCGAGCCAGGTACGAGAGGAACGAGTTTGAGTTTATCGAGAAACAGGAGCCTTACTCTGCAG GGTACAGAGAGGGGTTTCTATGGAAACGGGGCCGAGACAACGGTCAGTTCCTCAGTCGGAAATTCATcctgtcagaaagagagggggcgcTCAAGTACTTCAGCAAGCAGGAG TTTGTGTATCTCCCCCAGGCGCGGGACCCCAAGGCGGTGATGAAGATTGAGACTCTGAACGCTACGTTCCAGCCGGCTAAGATAGGCAACCCCTACGGCCTGCAGATCACCTACCTTAGAGACAACAGCACCAGGAACATCTTTGTCTACCACAGCGACTCTAAG GAAATGGTGGACTGGTTCAACGCTATCAGAGCTGCCAGGTTTCATTACCTTCAGGTGGCCTTCCCTGGAGCCAGTGACGAGGAG CTGGTGCCCAAACTGACGCGTAGCTTCATGAAGGAGGGCTTCATGGAGAAAAcaggcccaaaacacacagagggCTTTAAGAAGAGGTGGTTCACCATGGATGACAGGAGACTCATGTACTTCAAAGATCCTCTG GATGCCTATGCGAGGGGAGAGGTTTTTATCGGCAGTAAGGAGAACAGCTACACCGTGCTCCCGGGCCTTCCCCCCTCCACCCAGGGCTACCACTGGAACCATGGcatcaccatagtaacaccagacAGGAAATTCCTGTTTGCCTGCGAGACGGAGGCGGAGCAGAAGGACTGGATCACTGCTTTCCAGAGGGTTATCAACAGACCCATGAGACCACAGGAGTACGCAG TGGAGGCCCACTTCAAACACAAGCCCTGA
- the LOC106579021 gene encoding arf-GAP with dual PH domain-containing protein 1 isoform X2, producing MASESETNKRLLLDVLTRPGNDACADCGNAEPDWASVTLGVFVCQGCSLLHRGIPHISRVKSVQQESWEASEVELMAAMGNEAAKAKYEQKVPAFYYRPKHTDCKLLREQWIRARYERNEFEFIEKQEPYSAGYREGFLWKRGRDNGQFLSRKFILSEREGALKYFSKQEARDPKAVMKIETLNATFQPAKIGNPYGLQITYLRDNSTRNIFVYHSDSKEMVDWFNAIRAARFHYLQVAFPGASDEELVPKLTRSFMKEGFMEKTGPKHTEGFKKRWFTMDDRRLMYFKDPLDAYARGEVFIGSKENSYTVLPGLPPSTQGYHWNHGITIVTPDRKFLFACETEAEQKDWITAFQRVINRPMRPQEYAVEAHFKHKP from the exons AGCCAGACTGGGCGTCGGTGActttgggtgtgtttgtgtgccagggctgctctctcctccacagAGGCATCCCCCACATCAGCAGGGTCAAGTCTGTCCAGCAGGAGTCATGGGAGGCCTCAGAGGTGGAG CTAATGGCTGCCATGGGTAACGAAGCAGCCAAAGCTAAGTACGAACAGAAGGTTCCAGCATTCTACTACAGACCCAAACACACAGACTGCAA GCTACTGCGGGAGCAATGGATCCGAGCCAGGTACGAGAGGAACGAGTTTGAGTTTATCGAGAAACAGGAGCCTTACTCTGCAG GGTACAGAGAGGGGTTTCTATGGAAACGGGGCCGAGACAACGGTCAGTTCCTCAGTCGGAAATTCATcctgtcagaaagagagggggcgcTCAAGTACTTCAGCAAGCAGGAG GCGCGGGACCCCAAGGCGGTGATGAAGATTGAGACTCTGAACGCTACGTTCCAGCCGGCTAAGATAGGCAACCCCTACGGCCTGCAGATCACCTACCTTAGAGACAACAGCACCAGGAACATCTTTGTCTACCACAGCGACTCTAAG GAAATGGTGGACTGGTTCAACGCTATCAGAGCTGCCAGGTTTCATTACCTTCAGGTGGCCTTCCCTGGAGCCAGTGACGAGGAG CTGGTGCCCAAACTGACGCGTAGCTTCATGAAGGAGGGCTTCATGGAGAAAAcaggcccaaaacacacagagggCTTTAAGAAGAGGTGGTTCACCATGGATGACAGGAGACTCATGTACTTCAAAGATCCTCTG GATGCCTATGCGAGGGGAGAGGTTTTTATCGGCAGTAAGGAGAACAGCTACACCGTGCTCCCGGGCCTTCCCCCCTCCACCCAGGGCTACCACTGGAACCATGGcatcaccatagtaacaccagacAGGAAATTCCTGTTTGCCTGCGAGACGGAGGCGGAGCAGAAGGACTGGATCACTGCTTTCCAGAGGGTTATCAACAGACCCATGAGACCACAGGAGTACGCAG TGGAGGCCCACTTCAAACACAAGCCCTGA